The segment GCGCTGCGCGGCCGTCATTTCTAGCTTCCGCCGCCGCATCACGGTTTCCGCCGTGGCCAGGAATTTTTCCAGCTCGTACTCCCGCAACTCCTCACCGCCGCCCCAACTGAACGGCGGCACATACTTCGGGGGCATGGCCGGGCCGAACAGGTTCGATCCCGCGCCCACCACCGTCCCCGTGTTGAGCATCGTGCCAATGGCCGTCTTCACGTGGTCGCCCAGCAGGCATCCCAGCTTGATGCGCCCGCTGTCCACCTCGCCCGCCGGCGTCCAGATGCGGATCGTGCCGTAATTGTTCTTGAGATCGCTGTTCGTGGTGAGTGCGCCCAGGTTGACCCAGCGGCCGAGGTAGGCGTGGCCGAGGAAGCCGTCGTGAGCCTTGTTCGAGTAGCCGAGGATTACGCTCTCCTCGACCTCGCCCCGCACGCGGCAGACGGGGCCCAGGCTCAGTGCGGCGCAGGAGCCGCCGAGCACCATCGTCTGCCGGCCCACGTACGCGGGGCCGGCAAGGCGGGTGAAGCTGCGAATGGCAGCGCCGTCATCGAGCCAGACCGGTCCCTCGCGCGTATCGAGGACGACGCCCGGTTCGACGTGAGTCTTCTGCCCGAGCACGACTCGCCCGGAACCCAGTCGGTAGCACCCCTGGGGCAGGTCGGTGGCGCCTGCGGGCGCTAGCGCGGCAACATCACGGCCGATCTGCTCGGCGTTCTCGGTGACCAGCTCCCAGACCCTGGCCAGCAGCCTTCCTTCCAGCTCGACTACGGGCAGCTCGCGGGGCGCGGTGCGGTCCGGGGCGAGGAAGAAGTCCGGCGGGGGGTGGGGTTCCCCGGCCGCCGCGTACCAGCCGCAGATCTGGCCGCCCATGGCCAGCAGTCGGCTGCTCCCCCGTGGGATCGTGCTGTCCCAGGCGGCCACGGCGCGGGAGCTGAGGAAAAGCAGCTCGCCCTGGTGTGGCAGGTTGGCGGCATCCAGGACAGGCGGTGCGCCGGGCTCGTCAAACGGGCGGAGGTGCGGCTCGGTGATGTAGCCCAGGCAGGGGAAGGAGAAGACGCGTTCGGCCCGTTCGCGCAGGGTGAGGACGCCGAAGAGCAGCTCGCCGGCCGGGCGCGTGAGGGTGAAGGGCTGCCAGTCGCGGCTGATCTGGTCGTCGAACAGGACCAGGGCGGGCTCGGCCATTCACGCCTCCGGGCTGCGCAGCCGCTCGGGGAGCCGGGCGAGCAGCTCCTTCAGCTCGGCGCTGCGCTCGCGGGGCGCGACCAGGGTCACGCCGTGCGCGCGCACGACCACCAGGTCGCTAGCGCCGAACACGACGATGGAGCCGTCCTCTGCCCAGGCGATGCAGCGCTCCGCGTCCAGCAGATGGACGTCCCCGACCGGGACGTTGCCGGCGGCGTCCGCGGCACGGACGCGGCCAACGGCGTCCCACGTCCCGACGTCGTCCCAGCGGAACGTCGCCCGCAGGACGCCAACGCGGTCGCTGCGCTCGAGCACGGCCTGGTCCACGGAAATCGTCGGCGCCCGCTCGAAGAAGCCGGCCACGTCCTCGCGCGCGAGCAGGGGTAAGAGGCTCGCGATCTCCGGCGTGTGGCGCTCGAGCTCCTGGAGGAAGGTAGCCGCACGCCAGACGAATATGCCGCTGTTCCAGAGATGATTGCCCCCGCGCAGGTACGCCTCGGCGGCGGCGCGGTCGGGCTTCTCCACGAACTCGGCCACCTCGTAGGCACCGCCGCCGGCGGCCAGCCGCGGGCCGAGGCGGATGTAGCCGTATCCCGTTTCCGGATAGGCAGGCTCGACGCCAATCGTGAACAGCAGGTGCTGCTGCGCGGCCAGACGCGCGACGGCGGCCAGCAACTCGCGGAAAGCCGCAGCCGGCGTGATCACGTGGTCCGCGTGCAGGGAAGCCATGACAGCGTCCGGCTCCCTGCGGACGATGGTGAAGGCCGCCCAAGCCAGCACCGGCGCGGTGCCCC is part of the Gemmatimonadota bacterium genome and harbors:
- a CDS encoding mannose-1-phosphate guanylyltransferase; translated protein: MSGEPPLWAVVLAGGVGSRFWPVSTPRRPKQLLPLGGVQPLLAETLERIAPLVPLPRLRVLTGAALADPILSAVPELGPENLLLEPQPRGTAPVLAWAAFTIVRREPDAVMASLHADHVITPAAAFRELLAAVARLAAQQHLLFTIGVEPAYPETGYGYIRLGPRLAAGGGAYEVAEFVEKPDRAAAEAYLRGGNHLWNSGIFVWRAATFLQELERHTPEIASLLPLLAREDVAGFFERAPTISVDQAVLERSDRVGVLRATFRWDDVGTWDAVGRVRAADAAGNVPVGDVHLLDAERCIAWAEDGSIVVFGASDLVVVRAHGVTLVAPRERSAELKELLARLPERLRSPEA